One window from the genome of Cyclobacterium amurskyense encodes:
- a CDS encoding RagB/SusD family nutrient uptake outer membrane protein, with translation MKNIIYKPWLTKGLALLFCLGLSLSACNNVLEDVDDLSNYPAQGTFDDEQTVNAYLSALYSSTFSGWPLNFGNYSNESGGIIGSDWITENNGTMKFWPYDIIRRVNIMLEELPAGQIPTEDQVEMEAQAKFIRAYLYFKMVYYHGGVPIITKPQDLEDNLNVSRNSTAECFDFIISDLDHAIANLPGRYEGGEFGKIDQATARAFKGRVLLYKASPQFNPSNPYDNGYWEDAYQANTQAKEFLDANGYGLLENYTDVFETSQHKENIFSVVYVDPVKTNGRGEDAVRPLSESKNATGGDQPIWALAEAFPMKDGKMPGDPTSAYTYDLQSFWENRDPRFEATLVWNGAAYPLSGKTDRRQYTMSNIALPVDAFGYIIQGESHYRTGLYCRKGIMEELSQELVNTNDVDWPEIRYAEILFNFAESANETGHTNEAFKVLKDIRQRAGIEPGDDGNFGLNDGMSREEMRETILHEKFIEMAFEGQRFWDLRRHRMLDRLDGMRKYGIMATKLNGKAYNEVTPEDINAANNYNLMPDDFTYEVVELITNGPTQMSMPEKYYFFPIQLSHIDRNTNLEQNIGWEGGTFDPTL, from the coding sequence ATGAAAAATATTATATACAAACCCTGGTTAACTAAAGGCCTGGCATTATTATTTTGTTTGGGACTTTCTCTTTCTGCTTGCAACAACGTTTTGGAAGACGTAGACGACCTTAGTAATTACCCAGCACAGGGGACATTTGATGATGAACAAACGGTTAATGCCTACCTCTCGGCACTCTACTCAAGCACCTTTTCCGGTTGGCCACTAAATTTTGGAAATTATTCGAATGAAAGTGGAGGGATAATAGGATCTGATTGGATCACCGAAAATAATGGAACCATGAAGTTTTGGCCCTATGACATTATCAGAAGGGTTAATATTATGTTGGAAGAACTCCCTGCAGGTCAAATACCAACGGAGGATCAAGTCGAAATGGAAGCCCAAGCAAAGTTTATCAGGGCTTACCTCTATTTCAAAATGGTATATTATCACGGTGGAGTACCCATCATAACCAAACCTCAAGATTTGGAAGATAATTTAAATGTTTCCAGAAATTCTACCGCCGAATGTTTTGATTTTATCATTAGCGACCTGGATCATGCCATAGCTAACTTACCCGGTAGGTATGAAGGAGGAGAATTTGGTAAGATTGATCAGGCTACTGCAAGAGCCTTTAAAGGTAGGGTTTTGTTATACAAAGCCTCACCACAATTTAATCCATCAAATCCCTATGACAATGGATACTGGGAAGATGCCTATCAGGCAAACACACAGGCCAAAGAATTTCTGGATGCCAATGGATATGGACTCTTGGAAAACTACACAGACGTTTTTGAAACCTCCCAACATAAGGAAAATATATTTTCTGTAGTCTATGTAGATCCGGTAAAAACAAATGGTAGAGGAGAGGATGCGGTAAGACCTCTTTCTGAATCAAAAAATGCCACCGGAGGAGACCAGCCAATTTGGGCCCTGGCAGAGGCATTCCCTATGAAAGACGGTAAAATGCCGGGAGACCCTACTTCTGCTTACACCTATGATCTACAATCATTTTGGGAAAACCGTGACCCAAGATTTGAAGCTACTTTGGTATGGAATGGAGCCGCTTATCCATTAAGTGGAAAAACAGACAGAAGACAATATACCATGTCCAATATCGCATTACCTGTCGATGCCTTCGGATACATTATTCAAGGTGAAAGCCATTACCGTACAGGACTATATTGTAGAAAAGGTATAATGGAGGAGCTTTCTCAGGAATTGGTAAATACCAATGACGTGGACTGGCCGGAAATCCGGTATGCAGAAATACTATTTAATTTTGCAGAATCAGCGAATGAAACCGGTCATACCAATGAAGCATTTAAGGTATTAAAGGATATTAGGCAACGTGCGGGAATAGAACCCGGTGATGATGGAAATTTTGGTTTAAATGATGGAATGTCCAGAGAAGAAATGAGAGAAACCATTCTTCATGAGAAATTTATAGAAATGGCTTTTGAAGGACAGAGGTTTTGGGATCTCAGAAGGCATCGCATGCTAGACCGACTTGATGGTATGAGAAAATATGGAATAATGGCCACTAAACTCAATGGAAAAGCTTATAATGAAGTTACACCTGAGGACATTAATGCGGCCAATAATTACAACTTAATGCCGGATGACTTTACCTATGAGGTGGTAGAATTAATTACAAATGGCCCTACCCAGATGTCTATGCCAGAGAAGTATTATTTCTTTCCTATCCAATTATCACATATTGACAGGAATACCAATTTAGAGCAAAACATAG